The following are encoded in a window of Candidatus Thorarchaeota archaeon genomic DNA:
- a CDS encoding ferritin, which produces MASQELIEMLNRAVSMELQVSIQYMWQHVKVYGFNHIPIAEELRKIAIEEMKHAESISERIDYLGGDPTTKPAEITLGKKPREMIEIDMKAEEGAIAFYKQIIEKAMHEKDYVTWELFQDILSDEEDHHYVFRTLLED; this is translated from the coding sequence ATGGCGTCACAGGAACTCATAGAGATGCTCAACAGAGCGGTGTCCATGGAACTTCAGGTCAGCATTCAGTACATGTGGCAGCATGTCAAGGTGTACGGCTTCAATCACATTCCGATTGCAGAAGAGCTCAGAAAGATTGCAATCGAGGAGATGAAACACGCAGAGAGCATATCCGAGCGCATCGACTACCTTGGAGGAGACCCCACAACCAAGCCCGCCGAGATAACTCTGGGAAAGAAACCCCGTGAGATGATAGAGATTGACATGAAGGCGGAAGAGGGAGCGATTGCATTCTACAAGCAGATCATAGAGAAGGCAATGCATGAGAAGGACTATGTGACTTGGGAGCTGTTCCAAGACATACTGAGCGACGAAGAAGACCACCACTATGTCTTTCGCACGCTTCTTGAAGACTGA
- a CDS encoding superoxide reductase produces the protein MSKNWMQTDDFKKEKHVPVISVEKKGQDLYHITITVGKEIPHPNTTAHHIKWCDLFFWAEGEKFPVEVGYCTFDHHGESVQGADTSKMYSEPHTVFAFKTQKSGTLMATAYCNIHGLWKSEMELKA, from the coding sequence ATGTCAAAGAACTGGATGCAGACAGACGACTTCAAGAAGGAGAAGCATGTACCGGTCATCAGTGTCGAGAAGAAGGGGCAGGATCTCTATCATATCACTATCACTGTGGGAAAGGAGATTCCACACCCCAACACTACTGCACATCACATCAAGTGGTGCGACCTGTTCTTCTGGGCAGAGGGAGAGAAGTTCCCGGTCGAAGTCGGGTACTGTACATTCGACCACCACGGGGAGTCGGTACAGGGAGCGGACACCAGCAAGATGTATTCGGAGCCCCATACCGTCTTCGCGTTCAAGACTCAGAAGTCAGGTACATTGATGGCCACAGCCTACTGCAACATACATGGGCTATGGAAGAGCGAGATGGAACTCAAGGCATAG
- a CDS encoding aldehyde:ferredoxin oxidoreductase yields the protein MTGRVLHIDLSARTSHVQDREELFQKWIGGVGVASQLLLENCPPGTAYADSPIILATGPFNMYYPCCAKTVAMFKSPLTGDLGESYAGGKLSMGMRLAGHDAVIITGRLSQPHYLLIQDDHVEFRDAHALWGLSARATGRILKEKAPGEGRRSILRIGVAGENQVRYAMVVVDTVRHFGRLGLGCVMGAKMLKGIVITGTHSYVVPSVKDYREMYRRVYDLVLKTGRMDKYDILGTSKNVLALNELRGLPTRNFSSSHFEGAEGISGERFADEVLVGKHSCVPCPIGCIHIGMLRVQFDPQRRDYGTVYVPYDYEPIFALGSNLGIGNTSDLLQLIERADMLGLDAMSVGGVLGWATEAFNKGVITARDLAGLSPRWGDVEDFLKMMDYIASPPNEFYTVAGRGVKALGDRYGGSEFAVHFNGNEAAGYHTGPASLVGQLAGLRHSHLDNAGYSLDEKALASPMTPTQIGQAIAKEDNWRAILNSLVICLFARPVFTPDVVIDSFRAIGQERTLEELSRVAELTFEARMRFKVQQGFDISRLEPPPRLLERLSPHGHIDKKDVTEAIGAWQKAHKMA from the coding sequence GTGACGGGACGGGTACTCCACATCGACCTCTCGGCTCGGACGAGTCATGTGCAGGACCGAGAGGAGCTGTTCCAGAAGTGGATTGGAGGCGTAGGCGTGGCCAGCCAGCTCCTACTCGAGAACTGCCCCCCGGGGACCGCATATGCAGACTCCCCAATCATCCTTGCCACAGGGCCATTCAACATGTACTACCCCTGCTGTGCGAAGACCGTGGCCATGTTCAAGTCACCGCTCACAGGCGACTTGGGAGAGAGCTACGCTGGGGGAAAGCTGAGCATGGGAATGCGGTTGGCAGGACATGACGCAGTGATAATCACAGGGAGACTCAGCCAGCCGCACTACCTACTCATTCAAGATGACCATGTCGAGTTTAGAGATGCTCATGCGCTCTGGGGGCTGTCAGCTCGTGCTACGGGACGCATACTGAAGGAGAAGGCACCGGGAGAGGGAAGACGCAGCATACTCCGCATCGGTGTCGCGGGAGAGAACCAAGTACGGTATGCCATGGTAGTAGTGGACACAGTGCGTCACTTTGGGCGACTCGGACTTGGTTGTGTCATGGGCGCCAAGATGCTGAAGGGGATTGTGATCACTGGCACGCACAGCTATGTGGTCCCATCGGTAAAGGACTACAGAGAGATGTACAGGCGCGTGTACGACCTTGTACTCAAGACGGGGCGTATGGACAAGTACGACATCCTCGGCACTTCTAAGAACGTCCTCGCACTGAATGAGCTCCGTGGGCTTCCCACCCGCAACTTCAGCTCTTCTCACTTCGAGGGGGCAGAAGGCATATCCGGAGAGCGCTTTGCAGACGAGGTGCTGGTCGGCAAGCACTCGTGTGTGCCGTGCCCGATTGGCTGTATCCACATCGGAATGCTTCGAGTCCAGTTTGACCCGCAGCGTCGTGACTATGGGACCGTCTATGTGCCCTACGACTACGAACCCATCTTCGCACTCGGCTCGAATCTGGGCATAGGTAACACTTCGGACTTGCTCCAGCTCATCGAGAGAGCTGACATGCTTGGACTCGATGCCATGAGTGTCGGGGGCGTATTGGGCTGGGCGACGGAGGCCTTCAACAAGGGCGTGATCACAGCAAGAGACCTTGCGGGACTATCACCACGCTGGGGAGATGTAGAGGACTTCCTCAAAATGATGGACTATATCGCTTCACCGCCTAACGAGTTCTACACGGTCGCTGGTCGAGGTGTGAAGGCACTCGGAGATAGATACGGAGGCAGCGAGTTTGCAGTGCATTTCAATGGCAACGAAGCGGCTGGCTATCACACAGGTCCTGCCAGTCTGGTTGGGCAACTTGCCGGACTCCGCCACAGTCACCTAGACAATGCAGGCTACAGTCTAGATGAGAAGGCTCTGGCCAGTCCCATGACGCCCACACAGATTGGGCAGGCAATTGCAAAGGAGGACAACTGGCGCGCCATACTCAACTCGCTGGTCATATGTCTCTTCGCTCGGCCGGTCTTCACACCGGATGTCGTGATTGATTCCTTCAGGGCTATTGGCCAAGAGCGGACTCTTGAGGAGCTGAGCAGAGTGGCAGAGTTGACCTTCGAGGCAAGGATGCGGTTCAAGGTGCAGCAGGGCTTCGACATCAGCAGACTTGAGCCCCCACCACGGCTTCTGGAACGACTGTCACCTCACGGACACATAGACAAGAAGGATGTGACAGAGGCCATAGGCGCATGGCAGAAGGCACACAAGATGGCGTAG
- the tkt gene encoding transketolase — translation MSGPDELQDRTINTIRFLSADAVQKANSGHPGMPMGAAAMAYALWTRHLRFNPRDPLWPDRDRFILSGGHGSMLLYALLYLTGYDITLDDIVNFRQWNSITPGHPEFGKTPGVEVTTGPLGQGLGNAVGMAIAEAHLAAVFNREGHRVVDHCTYAMVTDGDLMEGISSEAASLAGHLRLGKLILLYDDNRISIDGSTELTFTESVATRFAAFGWHTVTVPDGNDVDAVDAAITQAKNDPRPSLILCRTHIGYGLPTKQDTAACHGAPAGEEELKGAKQRLGWPTDRPFHVPEEVLKHMREVGKKGQELERRWRAMLDAYRRDYPDLARELERRLSATLPEGWQADIPVFPTDAKGLATRTASGKVINALAQRLTELIGGSADLTESNQTWIKTSRAFGRDSYDGRNIHFGVREHAMAAIVNGLAVHGGLRPYCATFLVFSDYMRPSIRLSALSGYPSIWIFTHDSIGLGEDGPTHQPIEHLSSLRAIPNLVVIRPADANEVAWSWRVAIERRDGPTLIALTRQNVPTLDRSLYNDAKGLVRGAYILRDFGNGEPSLILIASGSEVALVVKAAEQLYKEGVNTRVVSMPSWELFERQEEEYQDSVLLPQVTARLAVEAGVSQGWERWTGELGDIISIEKFGSSAPFNVLFEKYGYSVDSIVQRARVLLDRT, via the coding sequence ATGTCAGGACCCGACGAGCTGCAGGACCGCACTATCAACACAATCAGGTTTCTCTCAGCTGATGCCGTCCAGAAGGCGAACTCAGGCCATCCGGGAATGCCCATGGGGGCAGCTGCTATGGCATACGCGCTGTGGACCAGGCATCTTAGGTTCAATCCCAGAGACCCGCTGTGGCCAGACCGGGATAGGTTCATTCTCTCGGGTGGACACGGTTCTATGCTGTTGTACGCTCTTCTCTACCTCACAGGATACGATATCACTCTCGACGACATAGTCAACTTCCGCCAGTGGAACAGCATCACGCCAGGGCACCCGGAGTTCGGCAAGACTCCCGGAGTAGAGGTGACTACAGGACCACTAGGACAGGGACTGGGCAACGCAGTCGGCATGGCAATTGCGGAAGCCCATCTCGCCGCGGTCTTCAACAGAGAAGGTCATCGAGTGGTAGACCACTGTACATACGCCATGGTCACGGACGGGGACCTCATGGAAGGGATATCTTCAGAGGCCGCATCTTTGGCGGGGCATCTCAGACTGGGAAAGCTGATACTGCTCTATGATGACAACAGGATCTCCATTGACGGCAGTACGGAATTGACCTTTACCGAGTCTGTCGCCACACGCTTCGCTGCATTCGGCTGGCATACGGTCACGGTCCCTGACGGAAATGATGTCGATGCGGTTGACGCGGCAATCACGCAGGCCAAGAACGACCCGCGACCTTCGCTCATACTCTGCAGGACACACATAGGATACGGTCTGCCAACGAAACAGGACACGGCAGCCTGTCACGGCGCACCCGCTGGAGAAGAAGAACTGAAAGGCGCCAAACAGCGTCTTGGTTGGCCTACTGACAGACCATTCCATGTGCCGGAGGAAGTCCTGAAGCACATGAGAGAGGTGGGAAAGAAGGGACAAGAGCTGGAGAGAAGATGGAGGGCAATGCTGGACGCCTATAGACGGGACTATCCAGACCTGGCAAGGGAACTTGAGCGAAGACTCTCCGCGACGCTTCCAGAGGGCTGGCAAGCCGACATCCCGGTGTTTCCGACGGATGCGAAGGGACTGGCCACAAGAACGGCGTCAGGCAAGGTAATCAATGCCCTTGCACAGAGGCTCACAGAGTTGATTGGAGGGTCGGCGGACCTCACCGAGTCGAACCAGACATGGATCAAGACAAGTCGCGCCTTCGGTAGGGACTCGTACGATGGACGAAACATCCACTTTGGAGTACGAGAGCATGCAATGGCAGCGATTGTCAATGGCTTGGCGGTCCATGGCGGACTCAGACCTTATTGCGCGACGTTCCTGGTCTTTTCCGACTACATGAGACCGTCCATTCGATTGTCTGCACTCTCGGGCTATCCGTCCATCTGGATATTCACGCATGACAGCATCGGTCTGGGAGAAGACGGTCCCACACACCAGCCCATTGAACATCTGTCATCCCTCCGTGCGATACCCAACCTAGTGGTGATTCGACCAGCGGATGCAAATGAGGTGGCATGGTCATGGAGGGTAGCAATCGAGAGGCGGGATGGTCCCACGCTCATAGCCCTGACACGTCAGAACGTACCCACGCTTGATAGGTCTCTGTACAACGATGCAAAGGGGCTGGTAAGAGGCGCATACATACTCAGGGACTTCGGAAATGGAGAGCCAAGTCTGATCCTGATTGCGTCTGGCTCAGAAGTCGCATTAGTCGTGAAAGCAGCGGAGCAGCTCTATAAGGAGGGAGTCAACACCAGAGTGGTGTCCATGCCCAGCTGGGAGCTGTTTGAGAGACAGGAAGAGGAATACCAAGACAGCGTTCTGCTTCCTCAGGTCACAGCCCGGCTCGCTGTGGAGGCAGGTGTCTCCCAGGGATGGGAGCGATGGACAGGTGAGCTAGGAGATATCATATCGATAGAGAAGTTCGGCAGCTCGGCACCATTCAATGTGCTGTTTGAGAAGTACGGCTACAGCGTGGACAGCATAGTACAGCGCGCCCGGGTGCTACTGGACCGCACCTGA
- a CDS encoding 4Fe-4S dicluster domain-containing protein codes for MTFIVRPVHVERCISCFSCVFACSRRTGHVDLGHAALRIKTTPPPIAGGSGGNFVIVMCRACKEPVCLGACEYDAMKPRPGGGVIINSQKCVGCGKCADACPLSAIFIDSARQKAVVCVHCGECVEWCPHKILVKEEVGKQ; via the coding sequence GTGACATTCATCGTGAGGCCTGTCCACGTCGAGAGATGCATCTCATGCTTCTCGTGCGTCTTTGCCTGTTCTCGTCGCACAGGGCACGTCGACTTGGGTCATGCAGCTCTGCGTATCAAGACGACACCGCCGCCCATAGCGGGAGGGTCGGGCGGCAACTTTGTCATAGTGATGTGTAGGGCGTGTAAGGAGCCAGTCTGCCTTGGGGCGTGCGAATACGATGCGATGAAACCGAGGCCAGGGGGAGGAGTGATCATTAACAGCCAGAAGTGCGTTGGCTGTGGCAAGTGCGCAGATGCATGCCCACTCAGCGCGATATTCATCGACTCGGCAAGGCAGAAGGCGGTGGTGTGCGTTCACTGCGGCGAGTGCGTCGAATGGTGCCCACATAAGATTCTGGTCAAGGAGGAGGTGGGCAAGCAGTGA
- a CDS encoding 2-oxoacid:acceptor oxidoreductase subunit alpha → MRPVVLARMRRDVSVVLAGAAGQGIETVGGMLSTVLKDSGNNVFTTREFMSRIRGGTNTLQVRVSSHRVAAYCLRTDIAVPLDRTAIPHLAKYSRLQESTAIVGEAEAVPEEYQRRDRVHLVEFTQMARELGSKVYSNTIAAGVILTLFNADRDAGRAYLTERFAAKGPEVVQKNLEAYERGVMVGKRLTSEGLIFQIDREESVKEELILSGTDAVSLGAIAGGCNFVSSYPMSPSTGVLTFLAQRSQEFGIVVDQAEDEIAAINKGIGAWYAGARAIVTTSGGGFALMNEGLSLAGMTETPIVIHLAQRPGPATGLPTRTEQGDLKHFLNAGHGEFARAAFAPGTLHDAFHLTRRAFDLADRYQVPVAILTDQFLLDSSWNVPMIDLSDMSTEKHLVETDDAYRRYRLTHDGVSPRGVPGHGAGLVVVDSDEHDEDGHITEDLRVRSEMVRKRLHRKMELLRRDSLPPEVSGAKKPDRLIIAWGSNYHVMREALEISGRTDTGLLHFRQVYPLHESVAGMLGDADEVMIAENNATSQFAAVIHLETGVRVPDSNRLLKYDGMPFSVEEVVGFLNR, encoded by the coding sequence ATGCGGCCTGTGGTGCTGGCACGAATGAGACGAGATGTGTCTGTGGTCCTAGCAGGAGCAGCAGGACAGGGTATCGAGACTGTGGGTGGCATGTTGTCCACAGTCCTCAAGGACTCTGGGAACAATGTCTTCACGACCAGAGAGTTCATGTCGCGCATCAGGGGCGGTACAAACACGCTGCAGGTAAGAGTGTCGTCACACAGGGTTGCAGCGTATTGCCTCAGGACAGACATTGCAGTGCCGCTTGACAGGACGGCCATCCCGCATCTGGCAAAGTACTCACGGCTTCAGGAATCAACTGCAATAGTCGGAGAAGCGGAGGCGGTTCCGGAGGAGTACCAGAGGCGTGACAGAGTCCACTTGGTCGAGTTCACACAGATGGCGAGGGAGCTTGGGAGCAAGGTCTACTCCAATACGATAGCTGCAGGAGTCATCCTGACACTGTTCAATGCCGATAGAGATGCGGGAAGAGCATACTTGACGGAGCGGTTTGCAGCCAAGGGCCCAGAGGTGGTTCAGAAGAATCTGGAGGCCTATGAGAGAGGAGTCATGGTTGGAAAGCGACTGACAAGTGAAGGCCTCATTTTTCAGATCGACAGGGAGGAGTCGGTCAAGGAAGAACTGATACTGAGTGGTACCGACGCGGTATCATTGGGCGCGATTGCAGGCGGATGCAACTTTGTGTCCTCATATCCGATGTCACCATCAACTGGTGTGCTGACATTCTTGGCACAACGGTCGCAGGAGTTCGGGATAGTGGTAGACCAAGCTGAGGATGAGATAGCTGCAATCAACAAGGGCATTGGGGCATGGTATGCTGGCGCCAGAGCGATAGTCACAACATCTGGAGGTGGATTTGCCCTGATGAACGAAGGACTCAGTCTCGCAGGTATGACCGAGACGCCCATTGTGATACATCTTGCGCAGCGACCCGGACCCGCGACCGGACTGCCCACTAGGACCGAGCAGGGAGACTTGAAACACTTTCTCAATGCAGGCCATGGGGAGTTTGCCAGAGCCGCCTTTGCACCGGGCACTCTTCATGATGCGTTTCATCTGACGCGTCGCGCCTTTGATCTCGCGGACAGGTATCAAGTCCCAGTGGCCATCCTCACAGACCAGTTCCTGCTTGACTCCTCATGGAATGTGCCGATGATTGACCTCTCCGATATGAGTACGGAGAAGCACTTGGTTGAGACCGATGATGCATATCGGAGGTACAGACTGACCCACGACGGGGTGTCTCCCAGAGGGGTGCCAGGCCACGGGGCTGGGCTGGTCGTCGTTGACAGTGACGAGCACGATGAGGACGGACACATCACAGAAGACCTTCGTGTCAGGTCAGAGATGGTCAGGAAGAGACTGCACAGGAAGATGGAACTCCTACGCCGGGACTCGCTACCGCCGGAGGTCTCTGGAGCGAAGAAACCAGATAGACTGATCATAGCATGGGGATCCAACTATCACGTCATGCGTGAGGCGCTTGAGATCTCAGGGAGGACAGACACGGGACTGCTACACTTCAGACAGGTCTACCCTCTCCACGAGAGCGTGGCGGGGATGCTTGGTGATGCAGACGAAGTGATGATAGCAGAGAACAATGCGACCTCGCAGTTCGCGGCGGTCATACATCTTGAGACCGGCGTCAGAGTTCCTGACAGCAACAGACTACTGAAGTACGACGGCATGCCATTCTCAGTGGAGGAGGTAGTGGGCTTTCTCAACAGATAG
- a CDS encoding threonine synthase, with amino-acid sequence MSLAEGLQCSTCGRFPSSPRARRCDRCGSSLNVRYDLETAKEYLTRDVLERRRPGLWKYEEILPLRNPEMRVSLGEGGTFLHRCIRLADEFGLSQLSLKDETMNPTGAFLDRGMSVEVSVARENGVGGLSCGSTGNLAVSLVAYAARAGIRTKVFFAHGDSVDVGKFYQILAYGPELEIVGEREDGEKRAESLGDGWHPVLPVNPNFLEGVRTTAFEISEQCGWELPDWLVVPMGSGGHISRIWKALRELTELGLIGGHLPRLVGVQTKGCQPIVQSFVAGSREVMTCDAGSTIALDIAVGEPLCGTDALKAIRESGGLALSVSDRDTLASIGLLAKREGVFVEPASATTIAALSDMLASGQIDRSDSVVCVVTGMGLKYPEIARSLVKGRPQLEDLLGRYEGRSYTTEIGRTKQVILQILMAGESYGYELWKRMSRERGIAVRIPSVYQHLSELRRGGLVHVVRTERSYDKRTRHYYGLTDTGWSVARQLSELSREGTAAHRRSVLSDHEQCQD; translated from the coding sequence ATGTCGCTTGCAGAAGGGCTCCAGTGTAGCACTTGTGGGCGATTCCCGAGTTCCCCAAGAGCACGCCGCTGCGACAGATGCGGCAGCAGTCTCAATGTGAGATATGACCTTGAAACAGCCAAGGAGTATCTGACTCGAGATGTTCTGGAACGAAGGAGACCCGGACTGTGGAAGTACGAAGAGATTCTACCTCTCAGAAACCCGGAGATGAGAGTTTCTCTGGGAGAGGGAGGGACATTTCTTCACAGGTGCATACGACTCGCAGACGAGTTCGGTTTGAGTCAGCTTAGCCTCAAGGACGAGACCATGAATCCGACGGGGGCGTTTCTCGACAGGGGGATGTCTGTCGAGGTCTCTGTGGCTCGGGAGAACGGAGTGGGCGGACTGAGCTGTGGTTCGACAGGTAACTTGGCGGTCTCACTGGTTGCGTACGCAGCAAGAGCCGGCATCAGGACCAAGGTGTTCTTCGCTCATGGCGACAGCGTTGATGTGGGAAAGTTCTACCAGATACTGGCATACGGTCCGGAACTCGAGATTGTGGGAGAACGTGAGGATGGCGAGAAGAGAGCCGAGAGCCTTGGGGACGGATGGCATCCGGTTCTCCCTGTCAATCCCAACTTCCTTGAGGGAGTACGCACAACCGCGTTCGAGATCTCTGAACAGTGCGGCTGGGAATTACCCGACTGGCTTGTCGTCCCGATGGGCAGCGGGGGACACATCTCCAGAATCTGGAAGGCTCTGCGTGAACTCACCGAACTGGGTCTGATTGGCGGCCATCTACCAAGGCTTGTTGGCGTCCAGACGAAGGGCTGTCAGCCGATAGTACAGTCGTTTGTGGCTGGCTCGAGAGAGGTGATGACGTGCGATGCTGGCTCCACGATAGCCCTAGACATTGCCGTTGGAGAACCTCTGTGTGGCACTGATGCACTCAAGGCAATAAGAGAGTCAGGTGGGCTCGCCCTGAGCGTGTCGGACAGAGACACTCTTGCTTCAATCGGGCTGCTTGCGAAGCGTGAGGGCGTCTTTGTCGAGCCTGCATCCGCAACCACTATCGCGGCACTCAGTGATATGCTGGCCAGCGGCCAGATAGACCGGTCTGACAGTGTGGTTTGCGTGGTCACCGGGATGGGGCTGAAGTACCCGGAGATTGCACGAAGCCTCGTCAAGGGCAGGCCACAGCTTGAAGACCTGCTGGGCAGATACGAGGGACGAAGTTACACAACCGAGATTGGTAGGACCAAGCAGGTCATACTCCAGATCCTGATGGCTGGCGAGTCATATGGCTACGAGCTTTGGAAGAGAATGAGCAGGGAGCGTGGAATCGCTGTGCGAATACCAAGTGTCTACCAGCACCTCTCGGAACTCAGAAGGGGCGGACTGGTACATGTTGTCCGTACTGAGAGAAGCTATGACAAGAGGACTCGGCACTACTACGGGCTTACCGACACGGGATGGTCAGTTGCGAGGCAGTTGTCGGAACTCTCAAGAGAGGGCACTGCAGCCCATAGGCGAAGTGTTTTATCAGACCATGAACAATGTCAGGACTAG
- a CDS encoding EamA family transporter produces the protein MNTESTQEAGTAVRHHLQAVLMAVFVTVLWSSSWVIIKFGLTVMPPMVFSGLRYTIASIILMLWIVNNESLRVQVTASKGSRFWAMVVLYGIVFVGVTQGAQYVGLRYLQAVTVSMLLNMTPVVVLVMGAVKLGERPSALQILTVLIAVLGVLVYFYPVEIDFTETLAIVVVVMGVLANAMSSVMGRKINEKRTVSPTVVTGVSMLVGGPLLLLVGLATEGTITLSPYSWTAVLWLAVANTAIAFSIWNRAMQALRAVDIAMINSMMLPQIAVLSVIFLGEWPDVAEWIGLGVLAISVLVLQLSQARKLSSSLTDGTIHKEDIH, from the coding sequence ATGAATACTGAGAGTACTCAGGAGGCAGGAACAGCTGTGAGACATCATTTGCAGGCAGTCCTAATGGCAGTCTTTGTCACAGTCCTCTGGTCCTCCTCTTGGGTGATAATCAAGTTCGGTCTGACTGTGATGCCACCGATGGTCTTCTCTGGTCTACGATATACGATTGCATCCATCATACTGATGCTGTGGATTGTGAACAACGAGAGTCTGCGTGTTCAAGTCACTGCCAGCAAAGGTAGTCGTTTCTGGGCGATGGTGGTTCTATATGGCATCGTGTTCGTCGGAGTCACACAGGGCGCTCAATATGTGGGACTCAGGTATCTTCAGGCAGTGACAGTATCAATGCTTCTCAACATGACACCGGTTGTAGTTCTTGTCATGGGGGCGGTGAAGCTTGGCGAACGGCCATCCGCGCTGCAGATATTGACTGTCCTAATCGCAGTCCTTGGAGTACTAGTCTACTTCTACCCGGTGGAGATAGACTTCACTGAGACACTAGCAATCGTCGTGGTGGTCATGGGGGTGTTGGCCAACGCAATGTCGTCCGTAATGGGGCGGAAGATTAACGAGAAGCGCACCGTATCGCCCACTGTCGTGACAGGAGTCAGCATGCTTGTGGGAGGACCGTTGTTGCTCCTAGTAGGGCTTGCGACTGAAGGAACTATCACGCTGAGTCCGTATTCATGGACTGCCGTGCTCTGGCTGGCGGTTGCCAATACTGCAATTGCATTTAGTATATGGAACCGGGCGATGCAAGCTCTGAGGGCCGTAGACATCGCAATGATAAACAGCATGATGCTCCCACAGATTGCCGTTCTCTCAGTGATATTCCTAGGAGAGTGGCCTGACGTGGCTGAGTGGATAGGGCTTGGCGTCTTGGCAATAAGTGTCCTTGTGCTTCAACTCAGTCAAGCAAGGAAACTCAGTAGTTCACTCACAGATGGCACGATTCATAAGGAGGATATACACTAG
- a CDS encoding GNAT family N-acetyltransferase, giving the protein MVFGCGSHVQSLKNLNSGYLLTLATNARAQKAYERAGFKRAGIFRQAMFTEGRFVDFVAMDILKEEFLEKYPPGARVGEAP; this is encoded by the coding sequence TTGGTATTCGGTTGCGGAAGTCACGTCCAGAGTCTGAAGAACCTGAACTCCGGGTACCTGTTAACACTGGCAACGAATGCTCGTGCTCAGAAAGCATACGAGAGGGCTGGATTCAAGAGGGCTGGCATCTTCAGGCAGGCAATGTTCACAGAGGGTCGTTTTGTCGACTTTGTCGCGATGGACATTCTCAAGGAGGAGTTCTTGGAGAAGTATCCACCTGGGGCGCGTGTTGGAGAAGCACCATAG
- a CDS encoding 2-oxoacid ferredoxin oxidoreductase (catalyzes the coenzyme A-dependent decarboxylation of 2-oxoacids, such as pyruvate and 2-oxoglutarate), giving the protein MESKEFDIMDRVNYDIAWCPGCGNYQIRTVMMQALAELGLRPQEVVLVSGIGQAAKMPHYIRVNVFNGLHGRSLPPAAAIKASNPHLTVIAESGDGCMYGEGGNHLVHTILRNPDITAIVHDNMVYGLTKGQASPTSRRGTPSPLHPADRQGVTSEPLNPLALAISLNASFVARAFIGDQEQTKDILKKAIRHRGFALVDVFQPCVTYNKVNTFRWFKDNTYYLPDSYDPTDRVSAFQKAIERERLPLGVLYVSPDRPTFEEESGVYDTDRRPLFQREVDWKKLEALICSMKSAT; this is encoded by the coding sequence ATGGAGTCGAAGGAATTTGACATAATGGACCGCGTGAACTACGACATTGCTTGGTGTCCGGGCTGTGGTAACTATCAGATACGTACAGTCATGATGCAGGCACTTGCAGAGCTGGGCCTGAGACCGCAGGAAGTCGTACTAGTGTCAGGTATTGGTCAGGCTGCAAAGATGCCCCACTACATCAGAGTCAATGTCTTCAATGGCCTTCACGGGAGGTCGTTGCCACCCGCAGCAGCGATTAAGGCATCCAATCCGCATCTGACCGTGATAGCCGAGAGTGGAGACGGCTGTATGTACGGTGAAGGAGGAAACCATCTGGTTCACACAATACTGCGTAATCCGGACATAACTGCCATCGTCCACGACAACATGGTCTACGGCCTCACGAAGGGACAGGCGTCTCCTACGAGCAGGAGGGGCACACCATCACCCCTCCATCCCGCGGACCGTCAGGGCGTCACAAGCGAGCCCCTCAATCCTCTTGCGCTGGCGATATCGCTCAATGCCTCATTTGTTGCTAGGGCCTTCATCGGCGACCAAGAACAGACGAAGGACATCCTCAAGAAGGCGATACGGCACCGGGGCTTCGCGCTAGTTGATGTGTTTCAGCCCTGTGTCACCTACAACAAGGTCAACACCTTCCGATGGTTCAAGGACAACACTTACTATCTGCCCGACTCCTACGACCCCACAGACCGCGTTTCTGCATTCCAGAAGGCGATTGAGAGAGAGAGACTGCCACTCGGTGTTCTGTATGTCAGTCCTGACCGACCGACTTTCGAGGAGGAGTCGGGAGTGTATGACACGGACAGGAGGCCTCTGTTTCAGAGAGAGGTGGACTGGAAGAAGCTGGAAGCCCTGATTTGCTCCATGAAGAGTGCCACATAG